The Paenibacillus sp. RC334 nucleotide sequence CTATTGAAGCTACAAACAATTTATAGTGACTAATTGCCAACCTCTCGGAATGTTGGTACTTCTCATTTTCAATAACACATTCATAGAAAGGAATTGCCTCTTTTAACTTCCCTTCTTCATACAACTCCTCTGCCAAAGCAAAGATCGTTGGAATGTGGTTAAGATCCTCCATTAACCGTGAAAGTACCTTCTCCACGCACCGCAGATTTCCCACCTCAACACAACGAATTAGAAAGGGTTTAACCCTTTTCCAATGAGGTCTTCCATCATAAAAGCATTCATCTACATATAAGTCATACAACCAGTCCTCTGGATAGTTAAACGCTTTAGTAATTAAGTCCATTTGTCTTACAGAGATAGGTTTAGGCGGATTTCCGTTAAGCATAGCACTAAATATGCCCCGATTAAGACCCGTAGCTTGTCCAAAACTATTAAAAGTGTAACCACCAAGTTTTAATTCTTTCTCAATTTCCGAACGAATCGTGGTTGCATTTTCCAATAAAAACACCCCCCGGCGTATTCAGATGATTTTAAAAAATCACCCTCCTCGACAAACAATTACAATATACTAGAAATTATATGAAAAAACTGGATGATGGTCAACCCCTTTTTTACATCGTTTTAATATATATTGGAATTTAATGTGTGTTTAATAGTCTTTTCAAGAACTTAATATTATACTATTTAGGCAATACAATTACCTCCACGCTTGATCTACCTTTGTCTACACTCATACTATAGGAGTGTGGATGTCTATGGAAACAACAAATCTCATAGGAGCGAAAATCCGCCAATTTCGGACGTTGCGTGGTATTACACAAGAACAACTGGCGGAAGCATCCGATTCAACAGGTTCCTATATCGGCAAGTTGGAACGTGGTGAGGTCAATGTACAGATCAAAACACTAGAGAAAATAGCCGAAGCCTTGGGAACAAATGTATTCGCATTTTTTGACTTCAATCCATATGAAGAACTCAAAAGTCAGCCCTGGATATGGGAATGTGTCCATTTACTCTCCCAGCAGAATGAAGCCGATCAAAATAAGGCATATCGGATAATGAAGGAACTGTTCACCTCTTCAGAAAGCGGGCTTACAGCAAGTAACCCCGATAAGCCCAGCGAATAACGAAAAAAAATATTTTTTTCCCGATTGGTCATGAACATTATATTTCAAAAGGGCTATGTTACTCTACCTTAGTAGTAGGTTACATAGCCCTTTTATGTTCTAAGAGGTCATCTGCTTGATGTTATATTCTACTTCTTTAAGCACTTTTTCATATTCTGCCCGCTGTTCATGTGTCGAGTGATCTTTATATTTCTCAAACAACAACGTGATGGACTTGATATAGTAAGCCTTATCGTTCAACTGTGAGGATGCTTTGAGACTATTCAACATACTGTCTATTGCCTCAAAGTAGCTTCCTTTATTAAAATAGTAGCGACTAAGCTCAAGAAAAAAACGGGAATAGGTCACCAGATTGTAATTTGTATGATAGTAAGAAATATTTGTACGCAAGTCCCTAAACTCATTAATATTTTCTGCAAAAAGGAGAAGAATATCGTCTATGGAGTGATTGTAATTATTGGCCGATTCCATAATGGTCAATAGCCCATGTAATATTTCCTGAGGATTATTCCTAATAAGATCAACATAGGCAGGTAATCTAGTCATATCTCCCATTAGAATTTCTAAATTCAAACGGTTTGCTTTAGCCCACATTTTAAATTTCCGCGCCTCTAGCATTCCAAGCTCATCCAGTTCCTCGAAGCCAGTTAAATCTGCATAGTAAGGTATGAACCTCATAGCATCTTCATATTTCCCTTGCTTTTCGAGGGCATTCCCCTGAATTAAATAGGCTTGACCATAATAGACAATTAAATGTCTTTCTGTATTTAGAGTTCTAACTTCACTCTTTTTCGCTCTCGCTTGAATCCGCATCTCATAAATAATTGTAGCTAGTACCATTAGTTCTTTCGCATAGTGTACAGCCGTCTCACAATCAAGAACTTGGAAATACACGTTTGCCAGCTTTAACAGAGCGTCCAATTGATAATTTTCAGGCAAATTTTTGCGAAAAGGAGCAAATTTCATAGCCAGTTGGCGATTATTCTCCAGATCTTTATTTAAGGAGTAAGAAAATAACCGATACTGACTGATCGCTAGCCGCTCTGAATGGTAATACCTTTCGTTCTCTACCACACACTCGTAAAAAGGAATTGATTCCTTTTCCTTTCCTTCTGCGTGTAGTTCTTCTGCAAGTTCAAATATGGTCGGCACATAGGACAAGTCCTCTGTTAGCCTCGATAAAACCTTCTGAATGAAGTCGCGCCTCTTCAACTCCACACAGCGCAATAAAAAAGGCTTAATCCGTTTCCAGTGCCCTTTTCCTTCGTAAAAACATTCTTCTATGTACAACTCATATAGCCAACCGTCAGGATACCCCAACGCCTTGGTAATCAAGTCCATCTGCCGAACGGAGATCGGCTTGGGTGGGTTGCTGTTCAGCATGGCACTGAATGTGCCACGGTTAATACCGGAGATTTTACTGAAGCTGCTAAATGTATAGCCCCTTTGCTTCAATTCTGTCTCTATCTTTGAGCGGATCGTAGGTGTATATTCCATGTTCATCCCCCCTGTGTGGTCAGACAACAAGATAAATATTAGTTTAGGGAACCATTTGCTTCATACCATAACGCACTTCTTCAAGTACTTTTTCATATTCTGCAAGTTGTTCATGTGTAATATGTCCTGTTAGTTTTTCGAATAACAAGGTTACTCCCTTAATAAATGTACTCTTCGTGTTTAATTTAGAAGATACTCTAAGGCTTTTGATTATATTATCAATAGCTTCTGAATATCTGCCTGTATTGAAATAGTAACGCGCAAGTTCCAAATACAAGCGAGAATAATTCCATAAAAGAGTGCTTATTTGATAGTGTGAAGATTTTGAAACAAATTTCTTATAGTCACCAATTTCCTCAGAGAAAACATCTAGAATACTTTCTAAAGAGAAATTGTACTTATTTGCCGACTCTATAATAGTGATTAATCCATGAGAAATTTCTTGGGGATTTTGCTGTAAAAGCTCGACATAAGATGATAGACTGCTGACCTCTCCAATTAAAACTTTTAAATTAAGAAGATTAGCCTTTGCCCACAATTGGAGTCTTTTCACCCCTTGCAGCCCATTTTCATCCAGACTCTCAAACCATGTTAAATCTTCATAATAGGGAATGAATTTTAAAGCCTCTTCATACAATCCTTGATTCTCCAACGCATTTCCGTGCAATAAATACCCTAAACCATAGTATACGACTAGAGGCTTTTCAGTATCGAAGCTATCTAGTTGCCTGTTTTTTGAACGGTTATAAACCTGTTGATGATAGACACTTATAGCCAGTGTACGGAGTTCTGTCGCATACTTTATTGCAGCCTCCCAATTACTTACGTTGAAATAAACATTAGTTAACTTTAATAATCCATCCAACTGATAATTCTCTGGCAAACTTTTGCGGAACGAATTAAAAATAATA carries:
- a CDS encoding helix-turn-helix transcriptional regulator → MEHTPTIRSKIETELKQRGYSFSSFSKISGINRGTFSTMLNSNPPKPISVRQMDLITKALEYPEGWLYELYIDECFYEGKGHWKRIKPFLLRCVELKKRDFIQKVLSRLTEDLSYVPTIFELAEELHKAGKEKETVPFYECVVENERYYHSERLAISQYRLFCYSLTEDLESSLQAAIIFNSFRKSLPENYQLDGLLKLTNVYFNVSNWEAAIKYATELRTLAISVYHQQVYNRSKNRQLDSFDTEKPLVVYYGLGYLLHGNALENQGLYEEALKFIPYYEDLTWFESLDENGLQGVKRLQLWAKANLLNLKVLIGEVSSLSSYVELLQQNPQEISHGLITIIESANKYNFSLESILDVFSEEIGDYKKFVSKSSHYQISTLLWNYSRLYLELARYYFNTGRYSEAIDNIIKSLRVSSKLNTKSTFIKGVTLLFEKLTGHITHEQLAEYEKVLEEVRYGMKQMVP
- a CDS encoding helix-turn-helix transcriptional regulator, translating into MEYTPTIRSKIETELKQRGYTFSSFSKISGINRGTFSAMLNSNPPKPISVRQMDLITKALGYPDGWLYELYIEECFYEGKGHWKRIKPFLLRCVELKRRDFIQKVLSRLTEDLSYVPTIFELAEELHAEGKEKESIPFYECVVENERYYHSERLAISQYRLFSYSLNKDLENNRQLAMKFAPFRKNLPENYQLDALLKLANVYFQVLDCETAVHYAKELMVLATIIYEMRIQARAKKSEVRTLNTERHLIVYYGQAYLIQGNALEKQGKYEDAMRFIPYYADLTGFEELDELGMLEARKFKMWAKANRLNLEILMGDMTRLPAYVDLIRNNPQEILHGLLTIMESANNYNHSIDDILLLFAENINEFRDLRTNISYYHTNYNLVTYSRFFLELSRYYFNKGSYFEAIDSMLNSLKASSQLNDKAYYIKSITLLFEKYKDHSTHEQRAEYEKVLKEVEYNIKQMTS
- a CDS encoding helix-turn-helix transcriptional regulator, which codes for METTNLIGAKIRQFRTLRGITQEQLAEASDSTGSYIGKLERGEVNVQIKTLEKIAEALGTNVFAFFDFNPYEELKSQPWIWECVHLLSQQNEADQNKAYRIMKELFTSSESGLTASNPDKPSE